A part of Molothrus aeneus isolate 106 unplaced genomic scaffold, BPBGC_Maene_1.0 scaffold_30, whole genome shotgun sequence genomic DNA contains:
- the KPTN gene encoding KICSTOR complex protein kaptin, which produces MSLWSRCPLVEDSFSRLGSQSNVYGLAALPGAVPARAWPGSGTGTAPDPGRGPGAAFSAGSGTGSGSDPVRGPSSDSLPQWPCPGSGTSSGPVWGPSSGSGPSPNPGAGSDPVRGARSSLGPGSGPGSGPGSSSDPAPVPCSSPCPSPCPGSGPSSAPGPGSGPSPGSCPGPGSCPSSVPGSIPGPGSDPDPVQCPGSGSVPIPGSVPGSVPGSVSGSVPGSNPVLGHGSGSDPDPVPVPGSVPVPSPIPGSVPGSCPSSGPGPGSVPIPVPSSCPGSVLGPGSIPSSVPGSVPDPGPCPGSSPGSVPCPSSVPGSVPVPGPCPGSCPSPVPGSVLGPGPVPSPVPGSVPGPVPVAVPGPGALLAAALKGKVLLFRYRQLRPRLRPLARELQFTYIPVDAEIVSIDSFPKSPPQRGLVVGITFIKDSGDKPSPFLNIYCDYEPGCEFDLDSVAQSCLNLELRFTPFQLCHAQVRVGEHLETVFLLSGNDPAIHMYRENPGSHQFEEQPIQLLFPELQHLPSTVLWLDVRSLPGSGHRLSALGCQSGFVRAARVDEGTRVILQTWSSQQDGPISAVLLFQLPTEGHEDPEDSWSLLVSSTLESAVVYRRLLRRGLAEPLALPGSRGSDAVVCAKVTDVDFDGAAEVLLGTYGQELLCYKYFGSNSGGFGQFRPLWSRRFPSPLLALEPLDLTGDGLQELAVVCLGGLHVLQHSLEPTARLLRERLRREVQQKWGKNRQNREKTPENREKTPECWEETAEKWGKNLEKREKNTEKWGKNLEKREKMSENWGKNAENWAKSPEKAEEEEEEGESPSPTPKPAEFQ; this is translated from the exons ATGTCTCTCTGGTCCCGGTGCCCGTTGGTCGAGGACAGTTTCAGCCGCCTCGGCTCCCAGAGCAACGTCTACGGCCTGGCCGCGCTGCCCGGGGCCGTTCCCGCCCGGGCCTGGCCTGGTTCCGGTACCGGCACCGCTCCTGACCCGGGCCGGGGGCCCGGGGCTGCTTTCAGTGCCGGTTCTGGGACCGGTTCTGGTTCTGACCCAGTTCGGGGTCCCAGTTCTGACTCACTGCCCCAATGGCCCTGCCCTGGTTCCGGTACCAGCTCTGGTCCAGTTTGGGGCCCCAGTTCTGGTTCTGGTCCCAGTCCCAATCCTGGTGCCGGTTCTGACCCAGTTCGTGGTGCCCGTTCCAGTTTGGGTCCCGGTTCTGGTCCCGGTTCTGGTCCCGGTTCCAGTTCAGATCCTGCCCCAGTTCCATGTtccagtccctgtcccagtccctgtccTGGTTCTGGCCCCAGTTCTGCTCCTGGTCCCGGTTCTGGTCCCAGTCCCGGTTCCTGTCCTGGTCCCGGTTCCTGTCCCAGTTCTGTTCCTGGTTCCATTCCTGGTCCTGGTTCTGATCCTGACCCAGTTCAATGCCCCGGTTCTGGTTCTGTTCCCATTCCCGGTTCCGTTCCTGGTTCCGTTCCCGGTTCCGTTTCCGGTTCCGTTCCCGGTTCCAATCCCGTTTTGGGCCATGGTTCTGGTTCTGATCCTGACCCGGTTCCCGTTCCCGGTTCTGTTCCcgttcccagtcccattcctgGTTCTGTTCCCGGTTCCTGTCCCAGTTCtggtcccggtcccggttctgttcccattcccgttcccagtTCGTGTCCTGGTTCGGTTCTGGGTCCCGGTTCCATTCCCAGTTCCGTTCCTGGTTCTGTTCCGGATCCCGGTCCCTGTCCCGGTTCCTCTCCTGGTTCTGTTCCATGTCCCAGTTCTGTTCCCGGTTCGGTGCCGGTTCCGGGTCCCTGTCCCGGTTCCTGTCCCAGTCCCGTTCCTGGTTCGGTTCTGGGTCCCGGTCCTGTTCCCAGTCCTGTTCCCGGTTCCGTTCCCGGTCCCGTTCCCGTTGCGGTGCCGGGTCCCGGCGCGCTGCTGGCGGCGGCCCTCAAGGGAAAGGTTTTGCTGTTCCGGTACCGGCAGCTGCGGCCGCGCCTGCGGCCCCTGGCCCGGGAGCTGCAGTTCACCTACATACCCG tggaTGCCGAGATCGTTTCCATCGAttccttccccaaatccccgcCCCAGCGCGGCCTCGTGGTGGGGATCACCTTCATCAAG gaCTCGGGGGACAAACCCAGCCCCTTCCTCAACATTTACTGCGACTACGAGCCCGGCTGCGAGTTCGACCTGGACTCCGTGGCCC aGAGTTGCCTGAACCTGGAGCTTCGCTTCACCCCCTTCCAGCTGTGCCACGCCCA GGTCAGGGTGGGGGAGCACCTGGAGACCGTGTTCCTGCTCAGTGGGAATGACCCTGCAATCCACATGTACCGGGAG aACCCCGGCTCTCACCAGTTTGAGGAGCAGCCGATCCAGCTGCTCTTCCCCGAGCTCCAGCACCTGCCCAGCAC GGTGCTGTGGTTGGACGTTCGCTCCCTGCCCGGTTCCGGCCATCGCCTCTCGGCCCTGGGCTGCCAGAGCGGCTTCGTGCGGGCGGCGCGCGTGGACGAGGGGACACGGG TTATTTTGCAGACCTGGAGCTCCCAGCAGGACGGGCCCATCTCGGCCGTGCTGCTCTTCCAGCTGCCCACGGAGGGACACG AGGATCCCGAGGATTCCTGGAGCCTCCTGGTGAGCAGCACCCTGGAGTCTGCTGTGGTTTATAG GAGGCTCCTGAGGCGGGGCCTGGCCGAGCCCCTGGCGCTGCCCGGCAGCCGCGGCTCCGACGCCGTCGTTTGCGCCAAAGTCACCGACGTCGACTTCGACGGCGCCGCCGAGGTCCTGCTGGGCACCTACGGCCAG gagctgctctgttaCAAATATTTTGGGTCGAATTCGGGCGGTTTTGGCCAATTCCGGCCGCTGTGGTCGCGCCGTTTCCCGTCCCCGCTGCTGGCGCTGGAGCCGCTGGACCTGACAGgggatgggctgcaggagctcgCCGTGGTCTGCCTGGGGGGGCTGCACGTGCTGCAG cacagcctggagccGACGGCGCGGCTGCTCCGGGAGCGGCTGCGCAGGGAGGTGCAgcaaaaatggggcaaaaacCGGCAAAATCGGGAAAAAACCCCGGAAAATCGGGAAAAAACCCCGGAATGTTGGGAAGAAACCgcggaaaaatggggaaaaaacctggaaaaacgggaaaaaaacacggaaaaatgggggaaaaacctggaaaaaagagaaaaaatgtcagaaaattgggggaaaaatgcgGAAAATTGGGCAAAAAGCCCCGAAAAGGccgaggaggaagaggaggagggggagagcccctcccccaccccgaAACCTGCGGAATTCCAataa
- the SLC8A2 gene encoding sodium/calcium exchanger 2, producing the protein MAALGPALAAWLLLSPRGCSAAAPAITDGPNGTCHGGSAQCQPGVLLPVWQPDEPAAGDKAARAIVYFVAMMYLFLGVSIIADRFMASIEVITSREKEITVTKANGETSVGTVRIWNETVSNLTLMALGSSAPEILLSLIEVCGHRFQAGELGPGTIVGSAAFNMFVVIAVCVYAIPAGESRRIKHLRVFFVTASWSIFAYIWLYLILAVITPGVVQVWEAFLTLLFFPACVVFAWAADKRLLFYKYVYKRYRADPRSGIIIGTEAERPPKDLEADGGFPALPEPEPGASPSPTPEEKELDESRREVIQILKDLKQKHPDKELEQLMDAANYMALVHQQKSRAFYRIQATRLMTGAGNVLKKHAAEAARRSPAMPGEDDEEDEEDEACSRIFFEPCLYHCLENCGSVTLAVACQQGLGANQTFYVDFRTEDGSAKAGSDYEYSEGTLIFKPGETRKELAIGIIDDDIFEEDEHFFVRLLNLRVGDAEGMFEADSEDHPKGKLVAPLVATVTILDDDHAGIFGFRERSVRVSECQGHVEVTVVRSSGARGTVMVPFRTVEGTARGGGVDYEDASGELEFRNDETAKTLQVKIVDDEEYEKKENFFIELGTPRWLKRGISALLLAQGDGERALSAEEEEARRIAEMGKPVLGDNRRLEVVIEESYDFKNTVDKLMKKTNLATVIGTHSWREQFLEAITVSAGDEDEDDEGREERLPSCFDYVMHFLTVFWKVLFACVPPTALLGGWAAFGVSILLLALLTALIGDLAAHFGCTLGLKDSVNAVVFVALGTSIPDTFASRVAALQDPCADASIGNVTGSNAVNVFLGLGLAWSVAAVYWAAQGRPFRVPPGTLAFPVTLFTIFAFLAIGVLLWRRRAPIGGELGGPRAPKILTAGLFLLLWLLYVLFASLEAYCHIQGF; encoded by the exons ATGGCGGCGCTGGGCCCGGCGCTGGcggcctggctgctgctgagccctcGGGGCTGctcggcggcggccccggcgaTCACCGACGGCCCCAACGGGACGTGCCACGGCGGCTCGGCGCAGTGCCAGCCCGGCGTGCTCCTGCCCGTGTGGCAGCCGGACGAGCCGGCGGCGGGCGACAAGGCGGCGCGCGCCATCGTCTACTTCGTGGCCATGATGTACCTGTTCCTGGGCGTGTCCATCATCGCCGACCGCTTCATGGCCTCCATCGAGGTGATCACGTCGCGCGAGAAGGAGATCACGGTCACCAAGGCCAACGGCGAGACCAGCGTGGGCACGGTGCGCATCTGGAACGAGACCGTCTCCAACCTGACGCTGATGGCGCTGGGCTCCTCGGCGCCCGAGATCCTCCTGTCGCTCATCGAGGTGTGCGGGCACCGCTTCCAGGCCGGCGAGCTCGGCCCGGGCACCATCGTGGGCAGCGCCGCCTTCAACATGTTCGTGGTGATCGCCGTGTGCGTCTACGCCATCCCGGCGGGCGAGAGCCGGCGCATCAAGCACCTGCGCGTCTTCTTCGTCACGGCCTCGTGGAGCATCTTCGCCTACATCTGGCTCTACCTCATCCTGGCCGTCATCACGCCGGGCGTGGTGCAGGTGTGGGAGGccttcctcaccctgctcttcTTCCCGGCCTGCGTGGTGTTCGCCTGGGCGGCCGACAAGCGGCTGCTCTTCTACAAGTACGTCTACAAGCGCTACCGCGCCGACCCGCGCAGCGGCATCATCATCGGCACCGAGGCCGAGCGCCCGCCCAAGGACCTGGAGGCCGACGGCGGCTTCCCGGCGCTGCCCGAGCCGGAGCCCGGCGCGTCGCCGTCGCCGACGCCcgaggagaaggagctggacGAGAGCCGGCGCGAGGTGATCCAGATCCTGAAGGACCTGAAGCAGAAGCACCCGgacaaggagctggagcagctgatggaCGCCGCCAACTACATGGCCCTGGTGCACCAGCAGAAGAGCCGCGCCTTCTACCGCATCCAGGCCACGCGGCTCATGACCGGCGCCGGCAACGTGCTCAAGAAACACGCGGCCGAGGCGGCGCGGCGCTCCCCGGCGATGCCCGGCGAGGATGacgaggaggatgaggaggacgAAGCGTGCAGCCGCATCTTCTTCGAGCCGTGCCTGTACCACTGCCTGGAGAACTGCGGCTCGGTGACGCTGGCCGTGGCGTGCCAGCAGGGCTTGGGCGCCAACCAGACCTTCTACGTGGACTTCCGCACCGAGGACGGCTCGGCCAAGGCGGGCTCGGACTACGAGTACAGCGAGGGCACGCTCATCTTCAAGCCGGGCGAGACGCGCAAGGAGCTGGCCATCGGCATCATCGACGACGACATCTTCGAGGAGGACGAGCACTTCTTCGTGCGGCTCCTGAACCTGCGCGTGGGCGACGCCGAGGGCATGTTCGAGGCCGACTCCGAGGACCACCCCAAGGGCAAGCTGGTGGCGCCGCTGGTGGCCACGGTGACCATCCTGGACGACGACCACGCCGGCATCTTCGGGTTCCGGGAGCGCTCGGTGCGCGTCAGCGAGTGCCAGGGCCACGTGGAGGTGACGGTGGTGCGCAGCTCGGGCGCGCGCGGCACCGTCATGGTGCCCTTCCGCACCGTGGAGGGCACCGCGCGCGGCGGCGGCGTCGACTACGAGGACGCCAGCGGGGAGCTGGAGTTCCGCAACGACGAGACGgc GAAGACGCTGCAGGTGAAGATCGTTGACGATGAGGAGTACGAGAAGAAGGAGAACTTCTTCATCGAGCTGGGGACGCCGCGCTGGCTCAAGCGCGGCATCTCGG CTCTCCTGCTCGCCCAAG GGGACGGCGAGCGGGCGCTGTCggccgaggaggaggaggcgcgGCGCATCGCCGAGATGGGGAAGCCGGTGCTGGGCGACAACCGGCGCCTCGAGGTGGTCATCGAGGAGTCCTACGACTTCAag AACACGGTGGACAAGCTGATGAAGAAAACCAACCTGGCCACCGTCATCGGCACGCACTCGTGGCGCGAGCAGTTCCTGGAGGCCATCACCGTCAGCGCAG GTGACGAGGACGAGGACGACGAAGGCCGCGAGGAGCGTTTGCCGTCGTGCTTCGATTACGTCATGCACTTCCTGACGGTGTTCTGGAAGGTTCTGTTCGCCTGCGTGCCCCCCACGGCGCTGCTGGGGGGCTGGGCGGCCTTCGGCgtctccatcctcctcctcgcGCTGCTCACCGCCCTCATCGGGGACCTGGCCGCGCACTTCGGCTGCACCCTGGGCCTCAAGGACTCGGTCAACGCCGTCGTCTTCGTGGCGCTGGGCACCTCCATCCCCG ACACGTTCGCCAGCCGCGTGGCCGCCCTGCAGGACCCCTGCGCCGACGCCTCCATCGGCAACGTCACGGGCTCCAACGCCGTCAACGTCTtcctggggctgggcctggcCTGGTCGGTGGCCGCCGTGTACTGGGCGGCGCAGGGGCGGCCGTTCCGCGTCCCGCCGGGCACGCTGGCCTTCCCCGTCACGCTCTTCACCATCTTCGCCTTCCTCGCCATCGGCGTGCTGCTCTGGCGGCGCCGCGCGCCCATCGGCGGCGAGCTGGGGGGGCCCCGcgcccccaaaatcctcacGGCCgggctcttcctgctgctctggctgctctaCGTGCTCTTCGCCAGCCTGGAGGCGTACTGCCACATCCAGGGGTTCTGA